The following are encoded in a window of Carya illinoinensis cultivar Pawnee chromosome 15, C.illinoinensisPawnee_v1, whole genome shotgun sequence genomic DNA:
- the LOC122297739 gene encoding chaperone protein ClpD, chloroplastic isoform X3: MQMSSICSPLISFTRTRHHFPVPLQFTRHQHHNSFSSYNANGVRICSITGSHGPCGFGVPPAYYSFLSLPSSSIIGITSATTRSIRRKRSRFAVVSASEGGLERFTERAIKAVIYSQREAKEHGRDMVFPQHLLLGLIAEDEEDHRYHSVHEGFLGSGISLQQARDAVCTIWHHPYQDPVDTNSTIAIASLPFSISTKRVFEAAVHHSRISSHHFIAPEHISIALFTLDDGSAARVITSLGANMKQLAAVALSKLQRELAKDGRELSLVSQGMQEKYFSRMASVLRSSKIPREKGALEKFCVDLTARATGGFIDPVIGRETEFQRVIQILSRRTKNNPILLGESGVGKTAIAEGLALSIAEADVPFFLLTKRVMSLDIALLMAGAKERGELEARVTALINEVLKAVGLGNKGSGLDIANLLKPSLGKGQLQCIASTTVDEYRMHFESDKAFARRFQPVWIDEPSQDDSVRILMGLREKYEAHHNCRFTLEAINAAVDLSVKYISDRYLPDKAIDIIDEAGSKACIEAFKRKRKRQTCILSMLPDDYWQEIRTVHAMQEVVLASKEHVGASSMDNTNESTSPSNDDEPMVVGPDDIAAVVSLWSGIQVLQITADERTLLLGLDEQLRRQVVGQDEAVAAISQALKRFRVGLKDPKRPMAVMLFCGPTGVGKTQLTKALAGCYFGSEAAMLRLDMSEYMEGHSMSKLLGSPPGYVGYGEGGTLTEAIRRRPFTVILLDEIEKAHRDILNILLHLFEDGHLTDSQGRRVSFKNALVVMTSNVGSTTIAKGRQSFSGFLNTAHESTSYAGMKVKVMEELKAYFCPELLNRIDEVVVFRSLEKAQMLEIFNHMLREVKQRLISLGICLEVSESVKNLVCQRGYDRIYGARQLRRAINLIIEDVLIEAILSGNFKPGDTAVVDLNTFGNPFVINLSDHGPHPMSDSASIL, encoded by the exons ATGCAAATGTCATCAATTTGTTCCCCGCTAATATCGTTCACTCGTACTCGTCACCATTTTCCCGTCCCGCTTCAATTTACCCGCCATCAACATCataattctttttcttcttataatGCAAATGGTGTCCGTATTTGTAGTATAACTGGGTCTCATGGCCCTTGCGGCTTCGGGGTCCCTCCGGCCTACTACTCGTTTCTTTCTCTGCCCTCCTCCTCTATTATTGGTATCACTAGTGCTACCACTCGTAGTATTCGGAGGAAGAGAAGCCGGTTTGCTGTGGTCTCTGCCAGCGAAGGCGGCTTGGAGAGATTCACGGAACGAGCAATCAAGGCCGTAATCTACTCTCAAAGGGAAGCAAAAGAACATGGCAGGGATATGGTATTTCCCCAGCATCTCTTGCTGGGTTTAATCGCTGAGGATGAGGAGGATCATCGCTATCATTCTGTCCATGAAGGCTTTCTTGGATCGGGCATCAGTCTACAACAGGCACGcgatgctgtttgcaccatctGGCATCATCCTTATCAAGATCCTGTCGATACGAATAGCACTATTGCCATTGCGTCTCTGCCCTTCTCCATTAGCACAAAGCGCGTGTTTGAGGCTGCGGTGCACCACTCCAGAATCAGCTCTCATCATTTTATAGCTCCAGAGCATATCTCTATTGCCCTTTTTACCCTTGATGATGGCAGTGCCGCTCGAGTCATCACGAG TTTGGGGGCAAATATGAAGCAGTTGGCAGCTGTGGCACTCTCCAAACTTCAACGGGAGCTTGCCAAAGATGGTAGAGAGCTGTCTTTGGTATCTCAAgggatgcaagaaaaatatttttctagaaTGGCCTCTGTTTTGAGATCCTCCAAAATACCAAGAG AGAAAGGTGCTTTAGAAAAGTTCTGTGTGGATCTTACAGCCCGTGCTACTGGCGGGTTCATAGATCCCGTTATTGGCCGAGAAACCGAATTTCAAAGAGTTATTCAGATACTTAGCCGCAGAACCAAAAATAACCCCATTCTTCTTGGTGAAAGTGGAGTTGGAAAAACGGCCATTGCTGAAGGACTGGCATTAAGCATTGCAGAGGCAGatgttcctttttttctcttg ACAAAACGTGTCATGTCCTTGGATATAGCACTATTAATGGCTGGTGCAAAGGAGAGGGGTGAATTAGAGGCACGTGTTACTGCATTAATCAACGAAGTGCTGAAAGCAG TTGGACTAGGAAATAAGGGATCTGGTCTTGACATTGCCAATCTATTGAAACCATCATTAGGGAAGGGTCAACTACAG TGCATTGCGTCCACAACTGTAGATGAATACCGGATGCATTTTGAAAGCGATAAAGCATTTGCAAGAAGATTCCAGCCTGTGTGGATTGATGAGCCTAGCCAG GATGATTCAGTGAGAATATTGATGGGTCTGCGTGAGAAATATGAGGCCCATCACAATTGCAGATTTACATTGGAAGCCATAAATGCAGCTGTGGATCTATCGGTCAAATACATATCTGATAGGTATCTTCCTGATAAAGCTATTGATATCATTGATGAGGCTGGGAGTAAAGCCTGTATCGAAGCCTtcaagaggaagagaaaacggCAAACATGCATACTTTCCATGCTGCCAGATGATTATTGGCAAGAAATTAGGACTGTTCACGCTATGCAGGAAGTG GTCCTGGCAAGTAAGGAGCATGTTGGTGCTTCTAGCATGGATAATACAAATGAATCCACGTCGCCTTCCAATGATGATGA ACCTATGGTGGTAGGACCGGATGATATAGCAGCAGTTGTTTCCTTGTGGTCAGGAATTCAAGTTCTGCAGATTACTGCAGATGAAAGAACGCTTCTGTTGGGTCTTGATGAACAACTTCGTAGACAAGTTGTTGGTCAAGATGAGGCTGTTGCTGCTATTTCTCAAGCTCTCAAGAGATTCCGGGTTGGGCTGAAAGATCCCAAGAGACCGATGGCAGTAATGCTCTTTTGTGGCCCAACCGGGGTTGGCAAAACTCAATTAACAAAAGCTTTGGCGGGATGCTATTTTGGATCG GAAGCAGCCATGCTAAGACTTGACATGAGTGAATATATGGAGGGACATTCGATGAGTAAATTATTAGGATCACCCCCAGGTTATGTTGGCTATGGTGAGGGAGGCACTCTAACAGAGGCTATTAGAAGACGACCTTTCACAGTGATATTGCTTGATGAAATAGAGAAAGCCCACCGAGATATATTAAACATCCTCCTCCATTTGTTTGAAGATGGCCACCTTACCGATTCTCAG GGACGGAGAGTATCATTTAAGAATGCATTGGTGGTGATGACTTCGAATGTAGGATCTACTACCATTGCTAAGGGTAGACAGAGCTTCTCTGGTTTCTTGAATACTGCCCATGAGTCAACTTCATATGCTGGAATGAAAGTAAAGGTAATGGAAGAACTAAAGGCGTACTTTTGTCCAGAATTGCTCAACCGCATAGATGAAGTAGTTGTGTTTCGTTCCCTCGAAAAGGCTCAG ATGCTTGAGATTTTTAATCATATGCTGCGAGAGGTGAAGCAAAGGCTCATATCTCTAGGAATTTGTTTAGAGGTATCTGAATCAGTCAAGAATTTGGTGTGCCAACGAGGCTATGACCGGATTTATGGTGCCCGGCAATTGAGGAGAGCTATAAATCTTATAATTGAGGATGTCTTGATTGAAGCGATCCTTTCTGGAAACTTCAAGCCTGGTGATACTGCAGTTGTTGATTTGAATACTTTTGGAAATCCATTTGTCATAAATTTATCAGATCATGGACCTCACCCAATGTCTGATTCAGCTTCCATTTTGTAA
- the LOC122297739 gene encoding chaperone protein ClpD, chloroplastic isoform X1 yields the protein MQMSSICSPLISFTRTRHHFPVPLQFTRHQHHNSFSSYNANGVRICSITGSHGPCGFGVPPAYYSFLSLPSSSIIGITSATTRSIRRKRSRFAVVSASEGGLERFTERAIKAVIYSQREAKEHGRDMVFPQHLLLGLIAEDEEDHRYHSVHEGFLGSGISLQQARDAVCTIWHHPYQDPVDTNSTIAIASLPFSISTKRVFEAAVHHSRISSHHFIAPEHISIALFTLDDGSAARVITSLGANMKQLAAVALSKLQRELAKDGRELSLVSQGMQEKYFSRMASVLRSSKIPREKGALEKFCVDLTARATGGFIDPVIGRETEFQRVIQILSRRTKNNPILLGESGVGKTAIAEGLALSIAEADVPFFLLTKRVMSLDIALLMAGAKERGELEARVTALINEVLKAGDVILFIDEVHVLVGSETVGLGNKGSGLDIANLLKPSLGKGQLQCIASTTVDEYRMHFESDKAFARRFQPVWIDEPSQDDSVRILMGLREKYEAHHNCRFTLEAINAAVDLSVKYISDRYLPDKAIDIIDEAGSKACIEAFKRKRKRQTCILSMLPDDYWQEIRTVHAMQEVVLASKEHVGASSMDNTNESTSPSNDDEPMVVGPDDIAAVVSLWSGIQVLQITADERTLLLGLDEQLRRQVVGQDEAVAAISQALKRFRVGLKDPKRPMAVMLFCGPTGVGKTQLTKALAGCYFGSEAAMLRLDMSEYMEGHSMSKLLGSPPGYVGYGEGGTLTEAIRRRPFTVILLDEIEKAHRDILNILLHLFEDGHLTDSQGRRVSFKNALVVMTSNVGSTTIAKGRQSFSGFLNTAHESTSYAGMKVKVMEELKAYFCPELLNRIDEVVVFRSLEKAQMLEIFNHMLREVKQRLISLGICLEVSESVKNLVCQRGYDRIYGARQLRRAINLIIEDVLIEAILSGNFKPGDTAVVDLNTFGNPFVINLSDHGPHPMSDSASIL from the exons ATGCAAATGTCATCAATTTGTTCCCCGCTAATATCGTTCACTCGTACTCGTCACCATTTTCCCGTCCCGCTTCAATTTACCCGCCATCAACATCataattctttttcttcttataatGCAAATGGTGTCCGTATTTGTAGTATAACTGGGTCTCATGGCCCTTGCGGCTTCGGGGTCCCTCCGGCCTACTACTCGTTTCTTTCTCTGCCCTCCTCCTCTATTATTGGTATCACTAGTGCTACCACTCGTAGTATTCGGAGGAAGAGAAGCCGGTTTGCTGTGGTCTCTGCCAGCGAAGGCGGCTTGGAGAGATTCACGGAACGAGCAATCAAGGCCGTAATCTACTCTCAAAGGGAAGCAAAAGAACATGGCAGGGATATGGTATTTCCCCAGCATCTCTTGCTGGGTTTAATCGCTGAGGATGAGGAGGATCATCGCTATCATTCTGTCCATGAAGGCTTTCTTGGATCGGGCATCAGTCTACAACAGGCACGcgatgctgtttgcaccatctGGCATCATCCTTATCAAGATCCTGTCGATACGAATAGCACTATTGCCATTGCGTCTCTGCCCTTCTCCATTAGCACAAAGCGCGTGTTTGAGGCTGCGGTGCACCACTCCAGAATCAGCTCTCATCATTTTATAGCTCCAGAGCATATCTCTATTGCCCTTTTTACCCTTGATGATGGCAGTGCCGCTCGAGTCATCACGAG TTTGGGGGCAAATATGAAGCAGTTGGCAGCTGTGGCACTCTCCAAACTTCAACGGGAGCTTGCCAAAGATGGTAGAGAGCTGTCTTTGGTATCTCAAgggatgcaagaaaaatatttttctagaaTGGCCTCTGTTTTGAGATCCTCCAAAATACCAAGAG AGAAAGGTGCTTTAGAAAAGTTCTGTGTGGATCTTACAGCCCGTGCTACTGGCGGGTTCATAGATCCCGTTATTGGCCGAGAAACCGAATTTCAAAGAGTTATTCAGATACTTAGCCGCAGAACCAAAAATAACCCCATTCTTCTTGGTGAAAGTGGAGTTGGAAAAACGGCCATTGCTGAAGGACTGGCATTAAGCATTGCAGAGGCAGatgttcctttttttctcttg ACAAAACGTGTCATGTCCTTGGATATAGCACTATTAATGGCTGGTGCAAAGGAGAGGGGTGAATTAGAGGCACGTGTTACTGCATTAATCAACGAAGTGCTGAAAGCAG GTGATGtcattctttttattgatgaagTTCATGTACTTGTTGGTTCCGAAACAGTTGGACTAGGAAATAAGGGATCTGGTCTTGACATTGCCAATCTATTGAAACCATCATTAGGGAAGGGTCAACTACAG TGCATTGCGTCCACAACTGTAGATGAATACCGGATGCATTTTGAAAGCGATAAAGCATTTGCAAGAAGATTCCAGCCTGTGTGGATTGATGAGCCTAGCCAG GATGATTCAGTGAGAATATTGATGGGTCTGCGTGAGAAATATGAGGCCCATCACAATTGCAGATTTACATTGGAAGCCATAAATGCAGCTGTGGATCTATCGGTCAAATACATATCTGATAGGTATCTTCCTGATAAAGCTATTGATATCATTGATGAGGCTGGGAGTAAAGCCTGTATCGAAGCCTtcaagaggaagagaaaacggCAAACATGCATACTTTCCATGCTGCCAGATGATTATTGGCAAGAAATTAGGACTGTTCACGCTATGCAGGAAGTG GTCCTGGCAAGTAAGGAGCATGTTGGTGCTTCTAGCATGGATAATACAAATGAATCCACGTCGCCTTCCAATGATGATGA ACCTATGGTGGTAGGACCGGATGATATAGCAGCAGTTGTTTCCTTGTGGTCAGGAATTCAAGTTCTGCAGATTACTGCAGATGAAAGAACGCTTCTGTTGGGTCTTGATGAACAACTTCGTAGACAAGTTGTTGGTCAAGATGAGGCTGTTGCTGCTATTTCTCAAGCTCTCAAGAGATTCCGGGTTGGGCTGAAAGATCCCAAGAGACCGATGGCAGTAATGCTCTTTTGTGGCCCAACCGGGGTTGGCAAAACTCAATTAACAAAAGCTTTGGCGGGATGCTATTTTGGATCG GAAGCAGCCATGCTAAGACTTGACATGAGTGAATATATGGAGGGACATTCGATGAGTAAATTATTAGGATCACCCCCAGGTTATGTTGGCTATGGTGAGGGAGGCACTCTAACAGAGGCTATTAGAAGACGACCTTTCACAGTGATATTGCTTGATGAAATAGAGAAAGCCCACCGAGATATATTAAACATCCTCCTCCATTTGTTTGAAGATGGCCACCTTACCGATTCTCAG GGACGGAGAGTATCATTTAAGAATGCATTGGTGGTGATGACTTCGAATGTAGGATCTACTACCATTGCTAAGGGTAGACAGAGCTTCTCTGGTTTCTTGAATACTGCCCATGAGTCAACTTCATATGCTGGAATGAAAGTAAAGGTAATGGAAGAACTAAAGGCGTACTTTTGTCCAGAATTGCTCAACCGCATAGATGAAGTAGTTGTGTTTCGTTCCCTCGAAAAGGCTCAG ATGCTTGAGATTTTTAATCATATGCTGCGAGAGGTGAAGCAAAGGCTCATATCTCTAGGAATTTGTTTAGAGGTATCTGAATCAGTCAAGAATTTGGTGTGCCAACGAGGCTATGACCGGATTTATGGTGCCCGGCAATTGAGGAGAGCTATAAATCTTATAATTGAGGATGTCTTGATTGAAGCGATCCTTTCTGGAAACTTCAAGCCTGGTGATACTGCAGTTGTTGATTTGAATACTTTTGGAAATCCATTTGTCATAAATTTATCAGATCATGGACCTCACCCAATGTCTGATTCAGCTTCCATTTTGTAA
- the LOC122297739 gene encoding chaperone protein ClpD, chloroplastic isoform X2, with product MQMSSICSPLISFTRTRHHFPVPLQFTRHQHHNSFSSYNANGVRICSITGSHGPCGFGVPPAYYSFLSLPSSSIIGITSATTRSIRRKRSRFAVVSASEGGLERFTERAIKAVIYSQREAKEHGRDMVFPQHLLLGLIAEDEEDHRYHSVHEGFLGSGISLQQARDAVCTIWHHPYQDPVDTNSTIAIASLPFSISTKRVFEAAVHHSRISSHHFIAPEHISIALFTLDDGSAARVITSLGANMKQLAAVALSKLQRELAKDGRELSLVSQGMQEKYFSRMASVLRSSKIPRARATGGFIDPVIGRETEFQRVIQILSRRTKNNPILLGESGVGKTAIAEGLALSIAEADVPFFLLTKRVMSLDIALLMAGAKERGELEARVTALINEVLKAGDVILFIDEVHVLVGSETVGLGNKGSGLDIANLLKPSLGKGQLQCIASTTVDEYRMHFESDKAFARRFQPVWIDEPSQDDSVRILMGLREKYEAHHNCRFTLEAINAAVDLSVKYISDRYLPDKAIDIIDEAGSKACIEAFKRKRKRQTCILSMLPDDYWQEIRTVHAMQEVVLASKEHVGASSMDNTNESTSPSNDDEPMVVGPDDIAAVVSLWSGIQVLQITADERTLLLGLDEQLRRQVVGQDEAVAAISQALKRFRVGLKDPKRPMAVMLFCGPTGVGKTQLTKALAGCYFGSEAAMLRLDMSEYMEGHSMSKLLGSPPGYVGYGEGGTLTEAIRRRPFTVILLDEIEKAHRDILNILLHLFEDGHLTDSQGRRVSFKNALVVMTSNVGSTTIAKGRQSFSGFLNTAHESTSYAGMKVKVMEELKAYFCPELLNRIDEVVVFRSLEKAQMLEIFNHMLREVKQRLISLGICLEVSESVKNLVCQRGYDRIYGARQLRRAINLIIEDVLIEAILSGNFKPGDTAVVDLNTFGNPFVINLSDHGPHPMSDSASIL from the exons ATGCAAATGTCATCAATTTGTTCCCCGCTAATATCGTTCACTCGTACTCGTCACCATTTTCCCGTCCCGCTTCAATTTACCCGCCATCAACATCataattctttttcttcttataatGCAAATGGTGTCCGTATTTGTAGTATAACTGGGTCTCATGGCCCTTGCGGCTTCGGGGTCCCTCCGGCCTACTACTCGTTTCTTTCTCTGCCCTCCTCCTCTATTATTGGTATCACTAGTGCTACCACTCGTAGTATTCGGAGGAAGAGAAGCCGGTTTGCTGTGGTCTCTGCCAGCGAAGGCGGCTTGGAGAGATTCACGGAACGAGCAATCAAGGCCGTAATCTACTCTCAAAGGGAAGCAAAAGAACATGGCAGGGATATGGTATTTCCCCAGCATCTCTTGCTGGGTTTAATCGCTGAGGATGAGGAGGATCATCGCTATCATTCTGTCCATGAAGGCTTTCTTGGATCGGGCATCAGTCTACAACAGGCACGcgatgctgtttgcaccatctGGCATCATCCTTATCAAGATCCTGTCGATACGAATAGCACTATTGCCATTGCGTCTCTGCCCTTCTCCATTAGCACAAAGCGCGTGTTTGAGGCTGCGGTGCACCACTCCAGAATCAGCTCTCATCATTTTATAGCTCCAGAGCATATCTCTATTGCCCTTTTTACCCTTGATGATGGCAGTGCCGCTCGAGTCATCACGAG TTTGGGGGCAAATATGAAGCAGTTGGCAGCTGTGGCACTCTCCAAACTTCAACGGGAGCTTGCCAAAGATGGTAGAGAGCTGTCTTTGGTATCTCAAgggatgcaagaaaaatatttttctagaaTGGCCTCTGTTTTGAGATCCTCCAAAATACCAAGAG CCCGTGCTACTGGCGGGTTCATAGATCCCGTTATTGGCCGAGAAACCGAATTTCAAAGAGTTATTCAGATACTTAGCCGCAGAACCAAAAATAACCCCATTCTTCTTGGTGAAAGTGGAGTTGGAAAAACGGCCATTGCTGAAGGACTGGCATTAAGCATTGCAGAGGCAGatgttcctttttttctcttg ACAAAACGTGTCATGTCCTTGGATATAGCACTATTAATGGCTGGTGCAAAGGAGAGGGGTGAATTAGAGGCACGTGTTACTGCATTAATCAACGAAGTGCTGAAAGCAG GTGATGtcattctttttattgatgaagTTCATGTACTTGTTGGTTCCGAAACAGTTGGACTAGGAAATAAGGGATCTGGTCTTGACATTGCCAATCTATTGAAACCATCATTAGGGAAGGGTCAACTACAG TGCATTGCGTCCACAACTGTAGATGAATACCGGATGCATTTTGAAAGCGATAAAGCATTTGCAAGAAGATTCCAGCCTGTGTGGATTGATGAGCCTAGCCAG GATGATTCAGTGAGAATATTGATGGGTCTGCGTGAGAAATATGAGGCCCATCACAATTGCAGATTTACATTGGAAGCCATAAATGCAGCTGTGGATCTATCGGTCAAATACATATCTGATAGGTATCTTCCTGATAAAGCTATTGATATCATTGATGAGGCTGGGAGTAAAGCCTGTATCGAAGCCTtcaagaggaagagaaaacggCAAACATGCATACTTTCCATGCTGCCAGATGATTATTGGCAAGAAATTAGGACTGTTCACGCTATGCAGGAAGTG GTCCTGGCAAGTAAGGAGCATGTTGGTGCTTCTAGCATGGATAATACAAATGAATCCACGTCGCCTTCCAATGATGATGA ACCTATGGTGGTAGGACCGGATGATATAGCAGCAGTTGTTTCCTTGTGGTCAGGAATTCAAGTTCTGCAGATTACTGCAGATGAAAGAACGCTTCTGTTGGGTCTTGATGAACAACTTCGTAGACAAGTTGTTGGTCAAGATGAGGCTGTTGCTGCTATTTCTCAAGCTCTCAAGAGATTCCGGGTTGGGCTGAAAGATCCCAAGAGACCGATGGCAGTAATGCTCTTTTGTGGCCCAACCGGGGTTGGCAAAACTCAATTAACAAAAGCTTTGGCGGGATGCTATTTTGGATCG GAAGCAGCCATGCTAAGACTTGACATGAGTGAATATATGGAGGGACATTCGATGAGTAAATTATTAGGATCACCCCCAGGTTATGTTGGCTATGGTGAGGGAGGCACTCTAACAGAGGCTATTAGAAGACGACCTTTCACAGTGATATTGCTTGATGAAATAGAGAAAGCCCACCGAGATATATTAAACATCCTCCTCCATTTGTTTGAAGATGGCCACCTTACCGATTCTCAG GGACGGAGAGTATCATTTAAGAATGCATTGGTGGTGATGACTTCGAATGTAGGATCTACTACCATTGCTAAGGGTAGACAGAGCTTCTCTGGTTTCTTGAATACTGCCCATGAGTCAACTTCATATGCTGGAATGAAAGTAAAGGTAATGGAAGAACTAAAGGCGTACTTTTGTCCAGAATTGCTCAACCGCATAGATGAAGTAGTTGTGTTTCGTTCCCTCGAAAAGGCTCAG ATGCTTGAGATTTTTAATCATATGCTGCGAGAGGTGAAGCAAAGGCTCATATCTCTAGGAATTTGTTTAGAGGTATCTGAATCAGTCAAGAATTTGGTGTGCCAACGAGGCTATGACCGGATTTATGGTGCCCGGCAATTGAGGAGAGCTATAAATCTTATAATTGAGGATGTCTTGATTGAAGCGATCCTTTCTGGAAACTTCAAGCCTGGTGATACTGCAGTTGTTGATTTGAATACTTTTGGAAATCCATTTGTCATAAATTTATCAGATCATGGACCTCACCCAATGTCTGATTCAGCTTCCATTTTGTAA
- the LOC122297241 gene encoding non-specific lipid-transfer protein 8, whose protein sequence is MKTLEIALPAVATVMLLLLLAPASEAVITCSNVVNYLRPCVNYLVKGTGKPPATCCSGASALASASSTSADKRAACDCIKTAAKKINPNVQAAQALPGNCGISLPFTISPNVDCSKVG, encoded by the exons ATGAAAACCCTCGAAATTGCACTTCCAGCGGTGGCGACTGTTATGCTACTTCTTTTACTAGCCCCAGCTTCGGAGGCTGTTATTACATGTAGCAACGTTGTTAATTACCTCAGACCTTGTGTGAACTACCTGGTGAAAGGCACTGGGAAGCCCCCCGCTACTTGTTGTTCTGGAGCCTCGGCTCTTGCATCTGCATCATCAACCTCTGCTGATAAGAGGGCTGCCTGTGACTGCATCAAGACAGCAGccaagaaaataaatccaaatgTACAAGCAGCCCAGGCTCTTCCTGGAAATTGCGGAATCAGTTTGCCATTCACTATTTCACCAAACGTGGACTGTTCCAA GGTTGGTTGA